The Lycium ferocissimum isolate CSIRO_LF1 chromosome 1, AGI_CSIRO_Lferr_CH_V1, whole genome shotgun sequence genome includes a region encoding these proteins:
- the LOC132030761 gene encoding aspartic proteinase CDR1-like, with protein MEIKTKAFILIPTLVCLAFFHLSLVSCHKSENGFSLDLIHRDSPLSPFYNPSNTPSELLQNAFHRSFSRASFFKKSSVNPIQSTITPTLGEYLMKISIGTPPVDTLVIADTGSDLTWTQCEPCVDCFKQLAPLFNPKNSSSYKTVDCRNKLCQEVGSLSCNNNTCNYEVIYGDLSATSGDLSIETFTFASTSSKNVSIPNIAFGCGHSNAGTFPNTTSGIIGLGGGNVSIVNQMNQEIKGKFSYCLIPLETSTNSNSTSHINFGESAVVSGPGVVSTPLIKSEEQETFYFLSLESISVGNKTLPFKSSKISSKAQGNIIIDSGTTVTFVPFDFYANLEKTLVASINATRKDDPSGFFKVCYASKNGTIDAPKIVAHFTNADVELSPINTFTQVAEGLVCFTMVPEEKVAIFGNLAQMNFLIGYDLVANKVSFLPTDCTKH; from the coding sequence ATGGAGATTAAAACTAAAGCTTTCATTCTTATCCCTACATTAGTCTGTTTAGCCTTcttccatctttctttggtTTCTTGCCATAAAAGTGAAAATGGCTTCAGTCTCGATCTGATCCACCGCGATTCTCCTCTTTCACCTTTTTACAACCCATCAAACACTCCATCTGAACTCCTTCAGAATGCTTTTCACCGGTCATTCTCTCGGGCTTCCTTCTTTAAGAAAAGCTCTGTTAATCCAATCCAATCAACTATTACTCCAACCCTAGGTGAATACCTCATGAAAATCTCAATTGGAACTCCCCCGGTAGACACTCTTGTCATTGCTGACACTGGCAGCGATTTGACATGGACACAATGTGAGCCTTGTGTGGATTGTTTCAAACAATTGGCACCTCTTTTCAATCCCAAGAATAGCTCTTCTTATAAAACTGTTGATTGTAGAAATAAACTTTGTCAAGAAGTAGGTTCTCTCTCATGTAACAATAATACATGTAATTATGAAGTGATTTATGGTGACCTATCTGCTACCTCTGGCGATCTTTCTATTGAAACTTTTACATTTGCTTCTACTTCTAGTAAAAATGTCTCAATTCCTAACATTGCCTTTGGTTGTGGACATTCCAATGCTGGCACATTCCCTAATACCACTTCTGGAATCATTGGCTTAGGTGGTGGCAATGTCTCAATTGTCAACCAAATGAATCAAGAAATCAAAGGGAAATTCTCCTATTGCTTGATCCCATTGGAAACATCAACTAATTCCAACTCAACTAGTCATATCAATTTTGGTGAAAGTGCTGTTGTGTCGGGCCCCGGCGTCGTTTCAACTCCTTTGATAAAAAGCGAAGAGCAAGAAACCTTCTATTTTCTATCTTTGGAAAGTATTAGCGTCGGAAATAAGACTCTACCATTTAAATCTTCTAAAATTAGTTCCAAAGCTCAAGGTAATATTATCATAGATTCAGGTACAACAGTTACTTTTGTCCCTTTTGATTTTTACGCGAATCTGGAGAAAACATTGGTGGCTTCGATTAATGCTACTAGGAAAGATGATCCGTCTGGGTTTTTTAAGGTATGTTACGCCTCTAAGAATGGCACTATCGATGCTCCTAAGATTGTCGCACATTTTACAAATGCGGATGTAGAGTTGTCACCAATTAATACATTTACACAAGTGGCTGAAGGTTTGGTTTGTTTTACAATGGTGCCTGAGGAGAAAGTTGCTATTTTCGGAAACTTGGCACAGATGAATTTCTTAATTGGATATGATCTTGTGGCCAACAAAGTTTCATTCTTGCCTACTGATTGCACTAAGCATTAA